Below is a genomic region from Rhododendron vialii isolate Sample 1 chromosome 5a, ASM3025357v1.
TTTTAGACTCGTGTAGTAAATAAGTCGAATTCAACACTTTAAAGCTTTGTATAAACTTAGATCGTTTAATAAATGAACCGGGTTTGACTTGTTTACAAaagagccgagctcgagctcaagatTAGCAATTGTTTGCACCTCTAATAGTGGTCCTTTGTTTGGTGTGGTAGAAAGTGTAACAGTGCTGCGCACTTGATTGCTTCTCATTGTAGGGAGAGGAATCTTTTGAGTCTTTCGGGTTGTATTCCGCACTCTTTAGTTTCTGTTTTGTCCAAGGATGTCTTTTGAGCTGGGTTTTTTGGAATACaatgacattttaaaaaaaaaaaaaaattagtgattggggaaaaaattgaaatggtccatgtagttaagtgtttgtgtcaacttagtccctgtagttgtaatttgcttgatttacactctgtacttttcattttgtttcaacttggtccaattattAACTGCCGTTAGTtcgccgttagtccttttaacAGCATAATCAAATGGCTCCCTTTTTTGaggttaaaacagtaattctctcattcccctcttgccctaatattagggatgtgcacgggtcgggtttgctcCCGAACTCGACCAAACATGTCGGGTAACAAATGTTTTAGGCCTGCAAACCGAATCGAAAAGGGGTAAGAACTGTCCGTGAGCCCGATTCTTTacgtcgggtcgggtccgaccaaaaattgaattaatCTTTATGAATTGGTCGGGTCGAGTAAGAAACACACCAACCTGGACCCCGAACCAAATctaatttttaacagaaaataaacCTGTACTCTTCCGAACGACATGTTTGACCCCGCCTGAGACCCTTCGagtcgggtcgggttgggtccGTGGGTGAACGGATTTTTTGCACAAGCctacctaatatacctctgaaccaaaacacaactcattctttcattctccattgataaagGAGGCActtgagaagaaatttggttatagttttctgcaaaaaattgCCCTCAAATTCAGCATTTttatgatcagccatgaggtaatataaccactggtattgtctatctgttcaacttgtggacaaatactgagatgtcttatttttctgcatagtgcTAAAAATgaatatagaaccatgtccaaaagtcacaacatgataaagaaccatatccaaaagtcagaatattacatGAACTCatgggttgttcggctaaataagttaagtggcttattttttgttcttattcaatttttttcgcatttgttaattttttgtcaattttcagagattattgcttcgttatgacgagagaaacctaaaaagtaaaaaattaccatcgaaatccatttttttaataaagacgaaaaattggcttattgacttatttttgtctttattggcttatttttgtcttgttttaaaagaactaacggcggactaacgacAGTTAGCAATTGGActaaattgaaacaaaatggaaagtacaaagtgtaaatcgagtcaattacaactacagggaccaagttgacacaaacacttaactacaggaaccatttcgatttttttcccataatgATTAcaccatgtttttttttgttttttttattaactcaTATATAGTGTCCCACCTAGCGTAGACACATCTCAACTAATTGTTAAAGGACTAATCTTATTTGTTCCGCACACCTCAGAAGCAAAACTCAAACTTACAGaatggaaaaaatatttatttttcaatgcaGCGAGTCGAGACCAGACTAGCTGCAGCTTGACTTATAGACGCACCAATTAATGCTTGTGTTTACGGTTGCATATACGGACGCGGATTACATATTTACCCACATGCATTTTAGAGTATTCAACAAGAGATGTTTGTTCCTATTTAGTATTTACGAGAAATAGATATATACAGCTCAGTACTTCCAACCCcacgtacgtacgtacgtacggCACATATGATTCAAAATAATAATGCATATACACATCATCAATTAACATTAACATATAGACGGACGCTACGTATATGTCTCTGCAGACATGTCAATCAATTTGAAGGAGCTAGGACTTGAGTTAAGAGGGAGAATTTGGGCGGGCTTTAGGAATGGGCAACGCATTGCATGCGACACGGGGAAGAGGGTGGGGGGAGGGACTGGGTGGTGTGACGATTGTAATTCCACCATTTTTGAATCTGACTCTATTCCCACTTTAAGTTCGCCTTTGTTACTAGTAGTATAATTtataaacaaattaagaaacacATGCACTACCACATCCAAACCACTCATGAATCATTGATCACCACCAACCCAACACCCCATTTTAAATTGCTCTCTGACTCTAAATTGCACTTTCATGCGAGATCAATCAGCTTTGTCGCTCAATTTTCAGGTAccagtgtatatatataagggtTCTAGAATTTTGAAACCCTCATTTTTAGTCTTTTTGGGGGGTCCAAAGCCCATACTTCTCTCACTTACCTTGTAAACCGGCCCTGCTAAGGCTCCAAACAAGCTCGTGTTAGCCCCATGCCATAACCACTTTCTTGGAGTGTCGTCATACATGACGCACCGAGTGCCATGTGACAATCATGTAAGCAAACCATCTCGATCTGATTAATGCGTGGACTCTCGGTCCTGATTCAGGTCAAACTTCCAACCTCCGATCTGTCCTAGCTTCATGGATCCTGGTGCTTGGGATTACAAGTGACGGATTGATCTTCAAGTTTGACCCAAGTTGACTTCTTTGTTATCTCTGTTGCTTACCCAACGTTGTAATAACAATTGAATGATGAAAAATATATGTAGCACAAACATAGAAGAAActataaaacattaaaaacatATAAGAAATTAAAGACTTCGAAATTAAATGGGTTTTTTGAAATACCAAACCTAGCTAGCCCGACAATGGTGGCACATATAGGGTCAATAAATTTGGTGCTTAAAGACACCTCTTGAAGTACTCtcagttatttaaaaaaacatttgacCTTTCCAACTAAGTGATCCAAAAAGATTATCGATCCCACATCAAGTGCGAATTATGACACATGTAGATGGGGTAAGGGTTAAGGGGTGACGCACATAGTGCATGTACATGTGTTGCAGCAACTCATTAGCCGCTAGTGTATCACATAAGCAATGCCACATGATACCTAGAAGTaccaaattgaagaattaaTCAGCTAGTACTTTGAagatagaaagagagaagaaagggatACTCATTTTCAGAAGTGTTTAAGTACCTAAACCACAATGCGATTGACTATATATGTGCGTCCAGGCCCTCCACTAAAACCATAGAAAAGCTAGGGTCCAATAACAATGAATATATATAGACAACGATACTCATATACATTAATTAGGTCTGTTATCATATATAACTGGGTTTTCTTTTTACATGCTTGCATCCATCAGTATCTATCCAAGTTGACTACTTCTTCCTAAttaaagaaatgggaagaaaacTCAACAGTGGGGAATGAGAATATACGATCCAGCAATTGGTCCTCCTCCTCCAACCAATTAAAGATAATGATGATGATCATgttaaattgaaaagttgtggAATATTAATTGGCCGGCCTTAATTGTGGAGCCATGTGGCGCACGAAGAATAGTAACCAAATTGTGCattaacaagaaaaagtataCCCTCCCCATATAGAAAATTCTGGAGCCCTTTTGTtttagtgtatatatataaatctagCTAGAGTTTGGGTTTCTTAAGAATCGATCTCCGGCCAGTTGCAACTCctaagaaatatatatatcatcCCTTCCAACTCCCTCCCTCCCTGTAAAGTTAGTTATTCCTTGCCACCACCAGCCCAATTGTGCTATTCTTCGTGCTAGCTACCGTTCGCCCATAAGATTGTATCATGTCATCTATCGTCCATATGCATTCATCCATCGCCCATAAGATTCTTCTTCTCTAATTCTCTCTGAAGtagtttgctctctctctctctctctctctctctctctctctctctctctctctctcaaccaaatCGAGACCAGTGATGGTAATGGTCGCCTTATCATGGTAATCAAACGGTACATATCAAGATCAAGTGTTGCGTTCGTGAAATATTTGTGATCATTAATTACCGCCAAAAGAATTTAGGTAGGTTCAATCATTGTACGGTTCAATTTGAGCCATATATAGCTCAGAGATACAAACCAACATGTATCCATATTAGAAAcaaatcaatttgatttttaacaTTGTAAATATTATGGTGTAACGACATCAGAAAGCTCATATAAATAGATACACAACAGCCGATATTATAAATATATCTCTTGTGCACGATGGACCAAAAATGGATAATTAGCTCAATTTTGTTAGGCTCCAATTAGAACCATGCAAATATAGCGATGCATCAcatacaagaaaaaacaaaattcatgcGTGGATTCTTGAACGTTAGAAATTCATACAACGTCCCATTAATTGGTTAGTTGtatataaatataatattaCTCCCTTTGACCCAATTGGTGAAATCATTTGAAAGTACCATTTTCTTCTAAAAATTAAGCACTTTAGTGCGTAACTTGctatatctttttaataaactaatctaaagaactgattgaaaattttgaattatataaaaagttaaaaaaaattatgcgcCAAAATACTTTATTCGTTGAACAAATCAGCTAGGGACGATTTTCCAAAAGAGACCAACATTTATGAGATGAATAGAGTAATTGCTAACATGTTTTTGAAAGGATTTCGATCCCTTTGACAGGTACGTAAGGGCGCGCGCGTATGATTTCAGCAGCGATGCAACAAATATGGGAGGTATTCATATTTCTCTTCTTCGCCACGTTCACAAAGTCGGTCTACACAAGGCCATGCGGGAGACCAAGCGCTCCGTTACCAGACGATAGCGCAAGCTATTGCTTGAGCTGGAGGCTGGGCGTGGAGGCAAACAACGTCCGTGCGTGGCGGACCACACCAACTCAGTGCCTGCGACACATTGAGAATTACATGACTGGTGGCCAATATGAGCGTGACCTAAACTTCATTATGGAGCATATTGAGAGTTATATTGATACGATTCAGCTCTCTGAGGATGGCTTGGATGCTTGGATCCTCGACGTGGACGATACCTGCATCTCTAATGTCTTTTACTACCGAGGCAAGCGTTTTGGGTACGTACCTGTACCTATATGGTTGATTGTACTTTTATATGGTCTCAAATTGGTAGCAAtcatatttattcaaaaaatttaaaaagcagtttaattttttgttttccaagatTTGCTCGATCGttttatatgtgtgtgtgtgtgtgggcaGGTGTGATCCGTTTGATCCTGACGGGTTTAGGAAGTGGGCGTTGAGAGGAGAGTGCCCGGCGATACCAGCAGTTCAAGGGTTATTCGACAATTTGGTGGGAAGAGGATTTAAGGTGTTTCTGGTTACGGGTAGAGATGAAGAGACGCTGGGGCAGGCTACACTTGATAATTTGCACAAGCAGGGATTCATTGGTTATGAAAAGCTGATTATGAGGTACAATTAATCTTCATGCATGTATAACTTTTAGtatattattttggtttttaagTAAAGTCGATAAATATTCATCTCATGcagtccattttttttattttttttcatgttttcaatatatatacatgttcACACCGGCGCTAGGGGCTAAGGAACTAGCTAGCTAGAATCTTGACCCGTCGACCCTGTAGATAAATACTCATGATtcatatatataggagtaattCTGTATTTGTGTTCTTGATGAGGCCGGGCATACATATATGATATATGGTGATATGCGTGCAGGAGCGCAGCATACAGGGGACAAAGCGCGGTGGCATACAAGTCAGAAATAAGGAAGCAATTGGAAGGTGGTGGATCAGGTGGGGATATTGGTGCCGGTGGTTACAGAATATGGGGTAACGTTGGAGACCAGTGGAGTGATCTTCAAGGGAATTGTACGGGCAATCGGACTTTCAAACTTCCTAATCCCATGTACTTCGTTCCTTGAGGATTTTGGACTAGACTAGACTAGACTAAATTTAACTACCTAATTAAAGTGATCGATCACCCATTGTTGTCTGAACTCGATCGTGATTATGAATTAATATCATCGATGacttcaatatatatatatatatccaactgtaaaaataaaataaaatgtcacATGTATCGATCGGAGTATATATACCATGAGTACTGGAAGCCTAGCTAGCTAATTGGTTCATGGAAATAATTAATATAAAGTATACAGAAGCTGATGTTTTGACTTTGTACAGGACGGACTTAATTAATGGGTACTGTCAAATAATGGATCTTAATTAATAATGGAACTTAAAAAAGAGCAATATTGTCGTAgtgatatgtatatatacagtATTTTGGATATGATTGTTTCATGTACTACGTACGTGTCAACAACACAATGGTTGAATGGCCTCACTTTGCTCAGCAAAGGCTCCTTGGCTTTTTCCACCTCTGCTGCAGGCAAACATGCAGAATTCGATCTGTAAAGACAGCACAGCACAGCACAGCACAGCACAGtgcctttcattttcattttcctcaATAGCATGCATGATGGCAGCAAGTTACTTTCTAGAACACAGAAGAGGAAATAGTTTGCTCATTTCCACGCTAAGAATATATATCCCTAGTCCCAAAGGCCTGTGGCCTATATTTGCTAACCATAGTCACTTTTCTTATCTTCTTGTTTGAGCATAACTTCTGcatttttcttgacttttattttattctctctttttccagTGCGGTAAACAACTTATAGCTTAGCATGCAACAACCATtgtctaaataaaaaaaacattgtctGATTCGTGGCAAGAAGAATGTCGAACTGTATTTCTGTGATGACAATGCATACCTCAGGCAGTTCGGCCTGCCGGAAGAGAAAATGGTTAGTTGAATTGTGATTATTTGGGTTGGTCAACCCTTAACGAATAAAAATTGGCCTTTAGCCTCTGTATCTTGAGTGTTCATATTCACCAAATATTTCATGGTCATGGCCTGTGGGTAGACGTGGAATATGCGAATGCATGTATGCATTGGTGTGTAATAGATTTTTTCCTTACAATTCTACTCCTACAAAGTTTGCCCGGGAAGTAGAACCACAAAAAGAGGAAATGCTATGAGATAGTTATCCATAACCTTAGATCGCAAAGTCGACAACATTATTTCCCATCTTTGGCTGATGAATCGTCATAGTTGCAAGTTGAAGTACGGTAAACCAAAAAATGGTATGGTCCAATTACGTACCAACTCCCGAAAGAAAAGCAAAACTTAGTTTTTGATGTTAtagagcttcttttttttttttttttgtatagcTTACAGATTTTCCTTAAGATTTGGTCCAGACAATGTCACCTACTGATTTTGCGCGTTGATGAAAAAAGTAGACAACGATTACATAGAACAGCAAGCAAAATTACatagaaaatgaagaagattgACCCTAACACTAGACCAATAAATCATATGTCAAAATACTTGACAAGTATGAATTCTGCTCCAAATTTTGATGTGAAAAGTTCTTGGTAGATCCCCCCCTAGTATGAATGCTGACATCATGTTCTGTTGGGTGTAAGATTGATTCAATTTCAGCAACCATAAAGAGGTGATAATACGCCCCACCATGGAATTTGAGCCTATGAACTGACATTTAACATCTACTGCAGTTCATGAAAAAGCCACTCATCTACctcaaaaaaatggaaaatttccCAGAATTGCTGAATTATAACTCAAACCTAATGCTAAGATAAAGAGTACCTCCGACTCCTTCCAGTTTTTCCTTCTGATGCCCTGGATTTCCTCCCGGATTGTTGCTGCTTTCCACCTCCTGGACCATGAAATATTCCTATTCTTCCAATCCCCTTAGAAATCGAAGTTAAAAACTTTTTCCCATTCCCTGACTTCTCCATCATCCCTTGTTTCATGACCACCTGTTCCTTTTCCAGTTCACTAAGCCTCACCCTCATTCTTGAAATCTCAAGCTTAAGTTCCCTATTCTCCCTCCTCAAAGAAGCATAATTATCCCTAGGGGACATGGCCGCACTAGGGATACCGCTGCTGATTTTCTGTGACAAGAATCCGTCTCCAGAACTCCCAGACACAGTGCTCTTAAGACGGAGCTGCTCATAGTAGAGAACCCTCACTGCCATGTGGACTGGGAGCCTGTCGTTCTGTGCAGCGTGATTTGAGGCTTCTTGAGAGAGCTTTTGGCAGTCTATGTATTTACAGAGCTGCTTACGTTCATGCTCTGGTAACATTGGATGGGCCTAATTGGGGAAAACAGGATATAACAGATCAAGTCAGACAATAAGAAGAAACTATTAAGAGCAGTCTAAATTTTGCAAGTTTCTGAGAAGACTTGGAGCTGCCTCCTAACTCCTAAGTCAATAAGCCGAGAAGTCCATTAAAATTTCAACTTTGCAAACAAAACAGAGTTTTAATAGAAGACCAAGGAATGATGCCACCATTTATTTGCTTTACATGCTTCCATTTTTCTGCTGTCAGAAGAAAACAGGCAACATGTTCTTGTTCTTGTCCAAAGAGAATTTGATGTGCACTGGACTTTGTTTTATTGTTTATAAGCATGGCTTCATTTGTTCCGTTAGCAAGGAAAACActtgttttgtgttttcatTTTGGAGCCCGTTACAAAAACTACTCTCGAAGAAACAAAACATGCACCAAGCATGCCTTAGTTTATCAAAAATGTTGAGTGAATGAGATGGTCTTATAGCTCAACATAAAAAGTTAGCattatggaaagaaaaaaatgcttAAATTTACCTTCAGAAATATATCAACGGCTCTGTATAGCCCATCATCAATCACACGAGCATAGTCGGGCAGTATCTCAATTATTGCAGTGAACTTTTGTACACTGAGATACGGATCAGGAGCAATTTCTGCTAAATACGCATCAACAAGCCGTCCAACTTTCAGCACAGACCCATGGCTTGGAGAACCAAGGCCATCTGATTCATACCCACAATcatcattttcttcctcttcaatCCGCTGCAGGAAATGCACCAATATCCTATGCACAGTATCCACATCAAACATGGAGTCACCAGCCTGAATGCACGGTATAAGCAGATCATCAAGCGGAACCATTTCCAACCTAAATGAAATCCTCCTCTCGAGCTCAAGCCTGCAAGCGAGGGTAGCATCAACCATGATTGCCATCCTCAACATCCCAAACAGAAAACTCAGCGGAATAGATGAACTCTTCTCTGTTGGCATAAGACTCACAAGAGTTTCCACAATTTCCCTCTGGGTGTTTTCCATGGCACCTGGATTTGTTCTAGCTGGGTTCCGGATTTGCTGTTTTCCAATACCCTTTAAAGAAACTTGAGCGTAGTGCATTAAAGACGCAACAATGCTATCTGATCGTACACCGGTTCTTCCCATAGCAGAGACAACTCTATGATAAAAGTCGATATTCAGTCCTGAGAGATCTTCGACCCACCAATCAATACATCCACCCTTTAATTCTGCAGATCCGCTTTCACAATCTAGACGGGATAAACCTGATACTAACTGCTCCCTACATGCGTTCACCGCAATGGCATTAACA
It encodes:
- the LOC131326180 gene encoding BTB/POZ domain-containing protein At3g08570, with protein sequence MVSENSLSSLTRSSTPNLCTSFANRIFADVAGDVTVVVDGESFLLHKFPLVARSGRIRKMVADAKDSNISRLELCNLPGGARTFELAAKFCYGMNFEVTASNVSHLRCAAEFLEMTEDYYEVNLIERTETYLNEVVVQSLEKSVEVLSACETLLPIAEELGILNRCVNAIAVNACREQLVSGLSRLDCESGSAELKGGCIDWWVEDLSGLNIDFYHRVVSAMGRTGVRSDSIVASLMHYAQVSLKGIGKQQIRNPARTNPGAMENTQREIVETLVSLMPTEKSSSIPLSFLFGMLRMAIMVDATLACRLELERRISFRLEMVPLDDLLIPCIQAGDSMFDVDTVHRILVHFLQRIEEEENDDCGYESDGLGSPSHGSVLKVGRLVDAYLAEIAPDPYLSVQKFTAIIEILPDYARVIDDGLYRAVDIFLKAHPMLPEHERKQLCKYIDCQKLSQEASNHAAQNDRLPVHMAVRVLYYEQLRLKSTVSGSSGDGFLSQKISSGIPSAAMSPRDNYASLRRENRELKLEISRMRVRLSELEKEQVVMKQGMMEKSGNGKKFLTSISKGIGRIGIFHGPGGGKQQQSGRKSRASEGKTGRSRRYSLS
- the LOC131326179 gene encoding acid phosphatase 1 produces the protein MISAAMQQIWEVFIFLFFATFTKSVYTRPCGRPSAPLPDDSASYCLSWRLGVEANNVRAWRTTPTQCLRHIENYMTGGQYERDLNFIMEHIESYIDTIQLSEDGLDAWILDVDDTCISNVFYYRGKRFGCDPFDPDGFRKWALRGECPAIPAVQGLFDNLVGRGFKVFLVTGRDEETLGQATLDNLHKQGFIGYEKLIMRSAAYRGQSAVAYKSEIRKQLEGGGSGGDIGAGGYRIWGNVGDQWSDLQGNCTGNRTFKLPNPMYFVP